A genome region from Alphaproteobacteria bacterium includes the following:
- a CDS encoding Crp/Fnr family transcriptional regulator has protein sequence MGGSCLAERLGHYVQLSEGEREALGGLEEQDRFFRRGSVVIAENEKPREMFVVRKGWLHSSALLGNGSRQIMRFHFHGDLIGLALLAFADSPETVTAVTDVTLCPFSREKLAALIGDHPRIGALLLGLTAADRVSMADRMASIGRTSARARVGSLICELFARMRRIGALDGDGILIPLTQEEIGDATGLTSVHVNRMMRALVQDGIIERSGASIRLLDEKRLAAEANFTDRTGIETGWLPAAR, from the coding sequence TTGGGAGGATCCTGCCTCGCCGAGCGGCTCGGCCATTACGTGCAGCTGTCGGAAGGCGAGCGCGAAGCGCTCGGCGGGCTGGAGGAGCAGGATCGCTTCTTCCGCCGCGGCAGCGTCGTCATCGCCGAGAACGAGAAGCCGCGCGAGATGTTCGTCGTCCGCAAGGGCTGGCTGCACAGCTCGGCGCTGCTCGGCAACGGCAGCCGCCAGATCATGCGCTTCCACTTCCACGGCGATCTGATCGGCCTTGCCTTGCTCGCCTTCGCCGATTCCCCGGAGACGGTGACGGCGGTGACCGACGTCACGCTCTGCCCGTTTAGCCGCGAGAAGCTCGCGGCGCTGATCGGCGATCACCCGCGCATCGGCGCTCTGCTGCTCGGCCTCACCGCCGCCGACCGGGTGTCGATGGCCGACCGGATGGCCTCGATCGGCCGCACCTCCGCGCGCGCCAGGGTGGGCTCGCTGATCTGCGAATTGTTCGCCCGCATGCGGCGCATCGGCGCGCTCGACGGCGACGGAATCCTGATTCCGCTGACCCAGGAGGAAATCGGCGACGCCACCGGCCTCACCAGCGTCCACGTCAACCGGATGATGCGCGCGCTCGTCCAGGACGGGATCATCGAGCGCAGCGGCGCCAGCATCCGCCTGCTCGACGAGAAGCGCCTGGCCGCGGAGGCGAACTTCACCGACCGCACGGGGATCGAGACCGGCTGGCTGCCGGCGGCGCGTTAG
- the murA gene encoding UDP-N-acetylglucosamine 1-carboxyvinyltransferase codes for MDKIIIRGGRPLNGRIPISGAKNAALTLMPCALLTDEPLTLRNLPRLADVDSFGHLLNELGVSTAVEGSRKGDIGRVMTFRAANVTSTVAPYDIVRKMRASILVLGPLLARTGEATVSLPGGCAIGTRPIDLHLKALQALGAEIEVAAGYVKAVAPKGGLAGGTISFPSVSVGATENALMAAVLASGTTVIENAAREPEITDLAQCLIAMGAEIEGLKSDTLTVHGKDRLHGATYAVMPDRIEAGSYACAAMITGGSIELAGAREDTMHAIISGLADCGAMIEFTKNGIKVTADRGLRPLSLSTAPFPAFPTDMQAQFMSMLALANGTSLLTETIFENRYMHVPELVRMGADIEVRGRSAVVRGVGGLTGAPVMATDLRASMSLVLAGLAAEGETEVNRVYHLDRGYERLEEKLQAVGAEIERASDG; via the coding sequence ATGGACAAGATCATCATCAGGGGCGGCAGGCCGCTCAACGGCCGAATCCCGATTTCGGGTGCAAAGAACGCGGCCCTGACCCTGATGCCCTGCGCGCTGCTGACCGACGAGCCGCTGACGCTGAGGAACCTGCCGCGCCTCGCCGACGTCGACAGCTTCGGCCACCTGCTCAACGAGCTCGGAGTCTCGACCGCGGTCGAGGGGTCGCGCAAGGGCGACATCGGCCGGGTGATGACCTTCCGCGCCGCCAACGTCACGTCGACGGTCGCGCCCTACGACATCGTGCGCAAGATGCGCGCCTCGATCCTCGTGCTCGGCCCGCTGCTCGCGCGCACCGGCGAGGCGACGGTCTCGCTCCCCGGCGGCTGCGCGATCGGCACCCGCCCGATCGACCTGCACCTCAAGGCGCTGCAGGCGCTCGGCGCCGAGATCGAGGTCGCCGCCGGCTATGTGAAGGCGGTCGCGCCGAAGGGCGGCCTTGCCGGCGGGACCATCTCCTTCCCCTCCGTCTCTGTCGGGGCGACCGAGAATGCGCTGATGGCGGCGGTGCTCGCCAGCGGCACGACGGTGATCGAAAATGCCGCGCGCGAGCCCGAGATCACCGATCTCGCCCAGTGCCTGATCGCGATGGGGGCGGAGATCGAGGGGCTGAAGAGCGACACGCTCACCGTCCACGGCAAGGACCGGCTGCACGGCGCGACCTACGCGGTGATGCCCGACCGGATCGAGGCCGGAAGCTATGCCTGCGCGGCGATGATCACCGGCGGCTCGATCGAGCTGGCCGGAGCGCGCGAGGACACGATGCACGCGATCATCTCCGGCCTCGCCGATTGCGGGGCGATGATCGAGTTCACGAAAAACGGGATCAAGGTCACCGCCGACCGCGGCCTGAGGCCGCTCTCGCTCTCGACCGCCCCCTTCCCGGCCTTCCCGACCGACATGCAGGCGCAATTCATGTCGATGCTGGCGCTCGCCAACGGCACCAGCCTGCTCACCGAGACGATCTTCGAGAACCGCTACATGCACGTGCCCGAGCTGGTGCGGATGGGCGCGGACATCGAGGTGCGCGGGCGATCGGCGGTGGTGCGCGGCGTCGGCGGCCTGACCGGAGCGCCGGTGATGGCCACCGACCTTCGCGCCTCGATGAGCCTGGTCCTCGCCGGCCTCGCCGCCGAAGGCGAGACCGAGGTCAACCGGGTCTACCATCTCGACCGCGGCTACGAGCGGCTCGAGGAGAAGCTCCAGGCGGTCGGCGCCGAGATCGAGCGCGCCAGCGACGGCTGA
- a CDS encoding GlsB/YeaQ/YmgE family stress response membrane protein, giving the protein MSQYLADHGWLGWILIGLIAGLIAKAIMPGRDPAGCLVTIALGIGGALLAGFLGQQLGWYRPGEGAGFIAAIVGALVLLFVYRLFAGRR; this is encoded by the coding sequence ATGTCTCAATATCTTGCCGACCACGGGTGGCTGGGATGGATCCTGATCGGCCTCATTGCCGGGCTCATCGCCAAGGCGATCATGCCGGGGAGGGATCCGGCCGGGTGTCTGGTGACGATCGCGCTCGGCATCGGCGGCGCGCTGCTCGCCGGTTTCCTCGGGCAGCAGCTCGGCTGGTATCGCCCGGGCGAGGGCGCCGGGTTCATCGCCGCCATCGTCGGCGCGCTGGTCCTTCTGTTCGTCTACCGGCTGTTCGCCGGGCGGCGCTGA
- a CDS encoding efflux RND transporter permease subunit codes for MGFRNISAWAIRNPVIPLVLFSFLLAMGLLAFSRMEVNLNPNIESPAVSVFISQPGAAPSELEIQITRRVEAAVRGINGVTEIQSSIREGNSATGIQFEIGTPIDRAVSDVRDAIARIRSDLPDGILEPQVAREDFTAEPIGYFSAESTAMTVEQLSWYIDDTLNRRLMSIEGVSIVSRNGGVNREVRVELDPVRMQAQGVTASQINQQLRAINMNAPGGRAEIAGTEQSVRVMGNAITAHQLGETQISVGGGRTIRLNSIANVRDQWAEQTSYGIQNGRQVVSFQIQKAKGYSDVTVYHAVRDEMDKMQREDPRVRYSLLFTPVKYIEMQYHSSMRALVEGAFLAVVVVFLFLRDWRATLISAIAIPLSAIPAFWFMGLLGFSLNMVTLLSLSLVAGVLVDDAIVEIENIVRHMRMGKSAYQASIDAADEIGLPVVATTFSIVAVFLPVSMMSGIIGQFFISFGLTIVVTVLISLAVARMITPMIAAYFLKAKGHAKHGEGWLMDRYIGLLRWTLRNRWKTVLVGVVCFALQIGCFMILPKAFQPDTDDDGVQVVVEMPPGVTLDQTRAIADQAAAVMHRQPDVASVFESVRAGNSTLFVSLKDRGEGRDRTSTEFQRQVGPQLQHIADARVYFRNQNQAGGRDYSILLASADPEKLQRAALTLVEQMRHRPELRAPRIAGDLRRPEITIRPRLALMADMGVTTQAMSQAIRVATQGEIDQSSARFSLSDRQVPIRVVLNESARRNLSTIENMPVPTTAGGSVPLKVVADISFGAGPSVIQRINQQRRIMVGADLAEGVVDRDAITAQLPIMQNLPEGVERARSGQQREEAQLLTEFMGALISGIFLVFAVLVLLYKKLMAPFVNMGSLLLAPLGGLIGLLIAGHAVSMPVFIGILMLFGIVAKNSILLLDFTIEEMEKGVPKEEAIIDAGHKRAQPIVMTTMAMVAGMVPTALSLEGDASWRAPMAVVVIGGLLLSTLLTLVLVPPAFSLADGFEKWLVPKFRRIITYRGDSDHGPDRAPQAAE; via the coding sequence ATGGGTTTTCGCAACATCTCCGCCTGGGCGATCCGCAACCCGGTCATCCCGCTCGTCCTGTTCAGCTTCCTGCTGGCGATGGGCTTGCTGGCGTTCAGCAGGATGGAGGTGAACCTCAACCCGAACATCGAATCCCCGGCGGTGTCCGTGTTCATCAGCCAGCCGGGCGCGGCGCCGTCCGAGCTGGAAATCCAGATTACCCGCCGGGTCGAAGCGGCGGTGCGCGGAATCAATGGCGTTACCGAGATCCAATCCTCGATCCGCGAAGGAAACAGCGCGACCGGGATTCAGTTCGAGATCGGAACCCCGATCGACCGCGCCGTCTCCGACGTGCGCGACGCTATCGCGCGAATCCGCAGCGACCTGCCGGACGGCATTCTCGAGCCCCAGGTGGCGCGCGAGGATTTCACCGCCGAGCCGATCGGCTATTTCTCGGCCGAGAGCACGGCGATGACCGTCGAGCAGCTCTCCTGGTATATCGACGACACGCTCAACCGCCGCCTGATGAGCATCGAGGGCGTCTCGATCGTCAGCCGCAACGGCGGCGTCAACCGCGAGGTCCGGGTCGAGCTCGATCCGGTGCGGATGCAGGCGCAGGGCGTCACCGCCTCGCAGATCAACCAGCAGCTTCGCGCGATCAACATGAACGCGCCGGGCGGGCGCGCGGAGATCGCCGGCACCGAGCAGTCGGTCCGAGTGATGGGCAATGCGATCACTGCCCACCAGCTCGGCGAAACCCAGATCTCCGTCGGCGGGGGACGGACGATCCGCCTCAACTCGATCGCCAACGTCCGCGATCAATGGGCCGAGCAGACCTCCTACGGAATCCAGAACGGCCGCCAGGTGGTCAGCTTCCAGATCCAGAAGGCCAAGGGCTATTCGGACGTCACCGTCTATCACGCCGTCCGGGACGAGATGGACAAGATGCAGCGCGAGGATCCGCGAGTCCGCTACAGCCTGCTCTTCACCCCGGTGAAGTATATCGAGATGCAGTATCACAGCTCGATGCGGGCGCTCGTCGAAGGCGCGTTTCTGGCGGTCGTCGTCGTCTTTCTCTTCCTTCGCGACTGGCGCGCCACCCTGATCTCGGCGATCGCCATCCCGCTCTCGGCGATCCCGGCCTTCTGGTTCATGGGCCTGCTCGGTTTCTCGCTCAACATGGTCACCCTGCTCTCGCTGAGCCTGGTGGCGGGCGTGCTGGTCGACGATGCGATCGTGGAGATCGAAAATATCGTCCGGCACATGCGCATGGGGAAATCGGCCTATCAGGCGTCGATCGACGCGGCCGACGAGATCGGCCTGCCGGTGGTTGCGACCACCTTTTCCATCGTCGCCGTGTTCCTGCCCGTCTCGATGATGAGCGGGATCATCGGCCAGTTCTTCATCAGCTTCGGGCTGACCATCGTCGTCACCGTTCTGATCAGCCTCGCCGTCGCCCGCATGATCACACCGATGATCGCCGCCTATTTCCTGAAGGCCAAGGGCCACGCCAAGCATGGCGAGGGCTGGCTGATGGACCGCTATATCGGCCTTCTGCGCTGGACGCTCCGGAACCGCTGGAAGACGGTGCTCGTCGGCGTCGTCTGCTTCGCCCTTCAGATCGGCTGCTTCATGATATTGCCCAAGGCCTTCCAGCCCGACACGGACGATGACGGAGTCCAGGTCGTCGTCGAGATGCCGCCGGGGGTCACTCTCGACCAGACCCGCGCCATCGCCGACCAGGCCGCCGCCGTGATGCACCGCCAACCCGACGTCGCTTCGGTCTTCGAATCGGTGCGCGCGGGCAACTCGACTCTCTTCGTCTCGCTGAAGGACCGGGGCGAAGGACGCGACCGCACCAGCACCGAATTCCAGCGCCAGGTCGGGCCGCAGCTCCAGCACATCGCCGACGCGCGAGTCTATTTCCGCAACCAGAACCAGGCCGGCGGCCGCGACTATTCGATCCTGCTCGCCAGCGCCGACCCCGAGAAGTTGCAGCGCGCCGCTTTGACCCTCGTCGAGCAGATGCGCCACCGGCCAGAGCTTCGCGCTCCGCGAATCGCCGGCGATCTGAGGCGGCCCGAAATCACCATCCGCCCGCGCCTCGCGTTGATGGCCGACATGGGGGTGACCACCCAGGCGATGAGCCAAGCGATCCGCGTCGCCACCCAGGGCGAGATCGACCAGTCGAGCGCGCGCTTCTCGCTCAGCGACCGTCAGGTACCGATCCGGGTCGTGCTCAACGAAAGCGCCCGGCGCAACCTCTCGACGATCGAAAACATGCCGGTGCCGACGACGGCCGGCGGCTCCGTCCCGCTGAAGGTGGTCGCCGACATCAGCTTCGGGGCCGGGCCATCGGTGATCCAGCGCATCAACCAGCAGCGCCGAATCATGGTCGGCGCCGACCTCGCCGAAGGCGTCGTCGACAGGGATGCGATCACCGCTCAGCTTCCGATCATGCAGAACCTGCCCGAAGGGGTGGAGCGCGCGCGCTCGGGCCAGCAGCGCGAGGAGGCGCAGTTGCTCACCGAATTCATGGGCGCGCTGATCTCCGGCATCTTCCTGGTCTTCGCGGTGCTGGTGCTGCTCTACAAGAAGCTGATGGCCCCGTTCGTGAACATGGGCTCGCTTCTGCTCGCCCCGCTGGGCGGGCTGATCGGCTTGCTGATCGCCGGCCATGCCGTGTCGATGCCGGTGTTCATCGGAATCCTGATGCTGTTCGGGATCGTCGCCAAGAACTCGATCCTGCTGCTCGATTTCACCATCGAGGAGATGGAGAAGGGCGTTCCGAAGGAGGAGGCGATCATCGACGCCGGCCACAAGCGCGCCCAGCCGATCGTGATGACGACGATGGCGATGGTCGCCGGCATGGTGCCGACCGCGCTGAGCCTGGAGGGCGACGCCAGCTGGCGCGCGCCGATGGCGGTGGTGGTGATCGGCGGCCTGCTGCTCTCGACGCTGCTGACGCTGGTGCTGGTGCCGCCCGCCTTCAGCCTCGCCGACGGTTTCGAGAAGTGGCTGGTGCCGAAGTTCCGCCGGATCATCACCTATCGCGGCGATTCCGATCACGGCCCCGATCGCGCCCCGCAGGCGGCGGAGTGA
- the mnmA gene encoding tRNA 2-thiouridine(34) synthase MnmA → MNADFQLARPAKGARIVVAMSGGVDSSVVAALASRSGAEVIGVTLQLYDHGQAVGRSRTCCAGQDIYDAKTVADRLGIAHYVFDYESRFRESVIERFADEYARGRTPIPCIACNQGVKFTDLLALARDLDADCLATGHYVRRCVGPNGAELHRAADPARDQSYFLFATTREQLEFLRFPLGDMPKSAVREIARELALVVADKPDSQDICFVPDGDYARVVKKVRPEAAVPGEIVDRDGRTLGLHQGLIHFTVGQRRGLEIGGQAEPLYVLRLEPESGRVVVGPKRALAVSAARLGAVNWLGERQGGGLTAKVRSLARPVAARFDGESVRFDQPEYGVAPGQAAVLYEGDRLLGGGWIDETVPAQLELA, encoded by the coding sequence ATGAATGCGGATTTCCAGCTGGCCCGGCCCGCGAAGGGCGCCCGGATCGTCGTCGCCATGTCGGGCGGGGTCGACTCCTCGGTCGTGGCGGCGCTCGCGTCGCGTAGCGGGGCCGAGGTGATCGGGGTGACGCTCCAGCTCTACGATCATGGCCAGGCGGTGGGGCGATCGAGGACCTGCTGCGCCGGGCAGGACATCTACGACGCCAAGACGGTCGCCGACCGGCTCGGCATCGCCCATTACGTGTTCGACTATGAGAGCCGCTTCAGGGAGAGCGTGATCGAGCGCTTCGCCGACGAATATGCGCGCGGGCGAACGCCGATCCCGTGCATCGCCTGCAACCAGGGGGTGAAGTTCACCGATCTGCTCGCCTTGGCCCGCGATCTCGACGCGGACTGCCTCGCCACCGGCCATTATGTCCGCCGCTGCGTTGGGCCGAACGGTGCCGAGCTTCACCGCGCCGCCGATCCAGCGCGCGACCAGAGCTATTTCCTGTTCGCCACCACCCGCGAGCAGCTCGAATTCCTTCGCTTCCCGCTCGGGGACATGCCGAAGAGCGCGGTGCGGGAAATCGCGCGCGAGCTTGCCCTCGTGGTGGCCGACAAGCCCGACAGCCAGGACATCTGCTTTGTGCCGGACGGCGATTATGCGCGGGTGGTGAAGAAGGTCCGTCCCGAGGCCGCGGTTCCCGGAGAGATCGTCGACCGCGACGGACGGACATTGGGACTCCACCAGGGCCTCATCCATTTCACCGTCGGCCAGCGCCGCGGCCTGGAGATCGGCGGGCAGGCCGAGCCGCTCTACGTCTTGCGGCTCGAGCCCGAGAGCGGCCGGGTGGTGGTCGGCCCCAAGCGCGCGCTGGCGGTCAGCGCGGCGCGGCTCGGCGCGGTCAACTGGCTGGGCGAGCGGCAAGGGGGCGGCCTCACCGCAAAGGTGCGCTCGCTGGCCCGGCCGGTCGCGGCGCGCTTCGACGGCGAATCGGTGCGCTTCGATCAACCCGAATATGGTGTCGCGCCGGGCCAGGCGGCGGTTCTCTATGAGGGAGACCGGCTGCTCGGCGGCGGCTGGATCGACGAGACGGTTCCGGCGCAGCTGGAGCTCGCCTAG
- a CDS encoding efflux RND transporter periplasmic adaptor subunit: MNYESTKWSRDAIDEVVVDEETLARRRRRKRIIIAIVAVALVLLVALFMFARGGEQAEAPKGKQGEQLPAVTVIVPGRQDIPALISATGTLAARRDMPVGVPGQGGQVRSVLVEPGQWVRAGQTLAVIDRSVQSQQAAQLAASIEVARADLRLAENQLTRAQSLVGRGFVSQADLDQKRATRDAAAARVRVAQAQLGATRAQIGQLDVRAPTSGLVLSRSVEVGQVVGAGSPALFRIAEGGQMELFARLPQTDLALLSPGVPVTVTPVGSPTSYQGQVRLIEPIIDPQTRQGIVRILVPYSRDVRPGGFAQAEIRAGSVSAPLLPESAVLTDDAGTFVMVVGPDNKVQRRAVRIGSVTDRGVAVAQGLNGNERVVASAGAFLNPGERVRPERARVAAR; the protein is encoded by the coding sequence ATGAACTACGAATCGACGAAGTGGAGCCGCGACGCGATCGACGAGGTCGTCGTCGACGAGGAGACGCTGGCCCGCCGGCGCCGCCGCAAGCGGATCATCATTGCGATCGTGGCAGTCGCTTTGGTGCTCCTTGTCGCTCTCTTCATGTTCGCCCGCGGCGGCGAGCAGGCCGAGGCGCCCAAGGGCAAGCAGGGCGAGCAGCTTCCGGCGGTGACGGTGATCGTCCCCGGCCGGCAGGACATCCCCGCGCTCATCTCGGCCACCGGCACGCTCGCAGCGCGCCGCGACATGCCCGTCGGAGTCCCCGGCCAGGGCGGCCAGGTGCGCAGCGTGCTGGTCGAGCCGGGCCAGTGGGTCCGCGCCGGCCAGACGCTCGCCGTGATCGACCGCTCCGTCCAGTCGCAGCAGGCGGCGCAGCTCGCCGCCTCGATCGAGGTCGCCCGCGCCGATTTGAGGCTCGCCGAGAACCAACTCACCCGCGCCCAGTCGCTCGTCGGCCGCGGCTTCGTCAGCCAGGCGGACCTCGACCAGAAGCGCGCCACGCGCGACGCGGCAGCCGCGCGCGTGCGCGTCGCCCAGGCGCAGCTCGGCGCCACCCGCGCCCAGATCGGCCAGCTCGACGTTCGAGCGCCGACCTCCGGCCTGGTGCTCAGCCGATCGGTCGAGGTCGGCCAGGTCGTCGGCGCCGGCTCGCCGGCCCTGTTCCGGATCGCCGAGGGCGGCCAGATGGAGTTGTTCGCCCGCTTGCCGCAGACCGATCTCGCTCTGCTTTCGCCCGGCGTTCCGGTGACGGTGACCCCGGTCGGCTCGCCCACCTCCTATCAGGGGCAGGTCCGCCTGATCGAGCCGATCATCGATCCGCAGACCCGCCAGGGCATCGTCCGAATCCTCGTCCCCTACAGCCGCGACGTCCGTCCGGGCGGCTTCGCCCAGGCCGAGATCCGCGCCGGATCGGTCAGCGCGCCGCTGCTTCCCGAATCCGCGGTGCTGACCGACGATGCCGGCACCTTCGTGATGGTCGTCGGTCCGGACAACAAAGTGCAGCGCCGCGCGGTCCGCATCGGCTCGGTCACCGATCGCGGAGTGGCGGTGGCCCAGGGGCTGAACGGCAATGAGCGCGTGGTCGCTTCCGCGGGCGCTTTCCTCAATCCGGGCGAGCGAGTCCGCCCGGAGCGGGCGCGCGTCGCGGCGCGATAA
- a CDS encoding GNAT family N-acetyltransferase, with the protein MNESDEALSELAANRGCKLVKSRLRTPGKGDYGRFGLKDSKSGREIFGFGKKGLTATPEEIAAFLRGNAAATWKSSVGTAKSAPRPKAEPKPRPEPKLVLRDAKPGDAEALAALIAALGYEVTAAEVRKRLRSVEALVADKGGIVGILSISVMNVLHRPKPVGRISMMVVAEAERGRGIGAALVAEAERRLGARGCGLVEVTSNQKRLRAHAFYEKLGYERTSYRFFKPL; encoded by the coding sequence ATGAACGAGAGCGACGAAGCCCTGAGCGAACTGGCCGCCAATCGCGGCTGCAAGCTGGTCAAATCGCGCCTGCGGACGCCCGGGAAGGGCGATTACGGGCGCTTCGGCCTCAAGGACTCGAAGAGCGGGCGCGAGATATTCGGGTTCGGCAAGAAGGGGCTGACCGCCACGCCGGAGGAGATCGCCGCCTTCCTGCGCGGCAACGCGGCGGCGACCTGGAAGAGCTCGGTCGGAACGGCGAAGAGCGCGCCGAGGCCCAAGGCCGAGCCAAAGCCCAGGCCCGAGCCGAAGCTGGTCCTGCGCGACGCGAAGCCCGGGGACGCCGAGGCGCTGGCCGCGCTGATCGCCGCTCTGGGCTACGAGGTGACGGCGGCCGAGGTGCGCAAGCGCCTGCGCAGCGTCGAGGCGCTCGTCGCCGACAAAGGCGGAATCGTCGGAATCCTCAGCATCAGCGTGATGAACGTGCTCCACCGGCCGAAGCCGGTCGGGCGGATCTCGATGATGGTCGTGGCCGAGGCCGAGCGGGGTCGGGGGATCGGCGCGGCTTTGGTCGCCGAAGCCGAAAGGCGGCTCGGCGCCAGGGGCTGCGGCCTGGTCGAGGTGACCTCCAACCAGAAGCGCCTGCGCGCCCACGCCTTCTACGAAAAGCTCGGCTACGAGCGCACGTCCTACCGCTTCTTCAAGCCGCTCTGA
- the clpS gene encoding ATP-dependent Clp protease adapter ClpS codes for MAMHRDIFSAGDDDQGIDEGTGTGVATKTRTRTKTPSPYKVLMLNDDYTPMEFVVLVLQSFFKMGIEDATRVMLHVHQRGVGVCGIFPYEVAETKVSQVIDFARQNQHPLQCTLEKA; via the coding sequence ATGGCTATGCACCGCGACATCTTTTCGGCTGGCGACGACGACCAGGGCATCGACGAGGGCACCGGCACCGGCGTCGCGACCAAGACGCGCACGCGCACCAAGACGCCCTCGCCCTACAAGGTGCTGATGCTCAACGACGATTACACGCCGATGGAGTTCGTCGTCCTCGTCCTGCAGAGCTTCTTCAAGATGGGGATCGAGGACGCGACCCGGGTGATGCTCCACGTCCACCAGCGCGGGGTCGGCGTGTGCGGGATCTTCCCCTACGAGGTGGCGGAGACCAAGGTCTCCCAGGTGATCGACTTCGCCCGCCAGAACCAGCACCCGCTTCAGTGTACGCTGGAGAAGGCTTAG
- a CDS encoding DUF445 domain-containing protein → MRALATGMLAGMAAIFIAATRLDHLHPVWGFVRAFAEAGLVGGIADWFAVTALFRHPLGLPIPHTAIVPRNKDRIGDTLAQFLKDNFLTPSVVARRMQRLDLAGAAGRFLAEPPQQGRLWRGAARMLERMFEALDPERFGTMVKGALADRLRAYDAAPLIGEALDAAIAEDRHIPLLDEAVVFVARLVDSNEDIVRRMVHERSGSILRWTGLDATISDKIIDAINRLLSELAMDPRHPLRVKIEDSMRDLADRLRHDPAMRERIHALKSGILDNPAVEQWWLGVWERLRGRVIARLRDPQGALEGQVGDLLRQLGATLENDPRVRHGLNRFARRAAVGIAADYGDGIVRLVSDTVRRWDARTISDRLEGAVGRDLQYIRINGTLVGGLVGLAIHTIEVLT, encoded by the coding sequence ATGCGGGCGCTGGCGACGGGCATGCTCGCCGGAATGGCCGCGATCTTCATCGCCGCCACCCGGCTCGATCACCTCCACCCCGTCTGGGGCTTCGTCCGCGCCTTCGCCGAGGCCGGGCTGGTCGGCGGAATCGCCGACTGGTTCGCGGTCACGGCCCTGTTTCGCCACCCGCTCGGCCTGCCCATCCCGCACACGGCGATCGTGCCCCGCAACAAGGACCGCATCGGCGATACGCTGGCCCAGTTCCTCAAGGACAATTTCCTCACCCCCTCGGTCGTCGCCCGGCGTATGCAGCGGCTGGACCTGGCCGGGGCCGCCGGCCGATTCCTCGCCGAGCCGCCGCAGCAGGGGCGCCTGTGGCGCGGCGCCGCGCGAATGCTCGAGCGGATGTTCGAGGCGCTCGATCCGGAGCGCTTCGGGACGATGGTCAAGGGCGCGCTCGCCGATCGGCTGCGCGCCTACGACGCCGCCCCGTTGATCGGCGAAGCGCTCGACGCGGCGATCGCCGAGGACCGCCACATCCCCCTGCTCGACGAGGCGGTGGTCTTCGTCGCCCGGCTGGTCGATTCGAACGAGGATATCGTCCGGCGCATGGTTCACGAACGCTCGGGATCGATCCTTCGCTGGACCGGGCTCGACGCCACCATCTCCGACAAGATCATCGACGCGATCAACCGGCTCTTGAGCGAGCTCGCCATGGATCCGCGCCACCCGCTTCGCGTGAAGATCGAGGACTCGATGCGCGACCTCGCCGATCGGCTTCGCCACGATCCGGCCATGCGCGAGCGGATCCACGCGCTAAAATCCGGAATCCTCGACAATCCGGCGGTCGAGCAATGGTGGCTCGGCGTGTGGGAGCGGCTTCGCGGCCGGGTCATCGCCCGCTTGCGCGATCCCCAGGGCGCGCTCGAGGGCCAGGTCGGCGATCTGCTCCGCCAGCTCGGCGCGACGCTCGAGAACGACCCGCGCGTGCGCCACGGCCTCAACCGCTTCGCCCGCCGCGCAGCGGTCGGAATCGCCGCCGATTATGGCGACGGAATCGTGCGGCTGGTCTCGGACACCGTCCGCCGCTGGGACGCGCGAACGATCTCGGACCGGCTCGAAGGCGCGGTCGGGCGCGACCTGCAATATATCCGGATCAACGGCACGTTGGTCGGCGGTCTCGTCGGCCTCGCCATCCACACGATCGAGGTGCTGACGTGA
- a CDS encoding GlsB/YeaQ/YmgE family stress response membrane protein: MGIIIWLVIGGIVGWLASLIMRTDAQQGLLLNIVVGIVGAFIGGLIFSGGTINTDGGMPSVTSFLVSLVGAVVLLAIVNLFRRGSLR, encoded by the coding sequence ATGGGTATCATTATCTGGTTGGTCATTGGCGGCATCGTGGGCTGGCTCGCCAGCCTCATCATGCGCACCGACGCTCAGCAGGGGCTCCTGCTCAACATCGTGGTCGGAATCGTCGGCGCCTTCATCGGCGGCCTGATCTTCTCCGGCGGCACGATCAACACCGACGGCGGGATGCCGTCGGTCACCTCGTTCCTGGTCTCGCTGGTCGGAGCCGTGGTTCTCCTGGCGATCGTGAACCTGTTCCGCCGCGGCAGCCTGCGCTGA
- a CDS encoding DUF1153 domain-containing protein codes for MIENQKIRPAQVIGPLGEPLTIESLPDPTTTRWVVRRKAEVVSAVNGGLLSVDEACERYGLSLEEFAGWQRAVDRSGMPGLRVTRIQHYKTLYERQQSY; via the coding sequence ATGATCGAGAACCAGAAAATCCGCCCCGCTCAGGTGATCGGCCCGCTCGGCGAGCCGCTGACCATCGAATCGCTGCCGGATCCGACGACCACCCGCTGGGTGGTGCGCCGCAAGGCCGAGGTCGTGTCCGCGGTCAACGGCGGCCTGCTCAGCGTCGACGAGGCGTGCGAGCGCTACGGTCTCAGCCTCGAGGAGTTCGCCGGCTGGCAGCGCGCGGTCGACCGCTCGGGAATGCCCGGCCTCAGGGTCACCCGAATCCAGCACTACAAGACGCTCTACGAGCGCCAGCAAAGCTATTGA